gcagttgtcatgtccgagatgacgatggttatactctccttcactatgcatgcaatggtggtcatattgaactgatagacaaattagtgcttgaatatggcctcaatcccgcagataaagataatgatggtaacacacctctacatattgcagcctcctttaaaggacgtgttgaaacagtgagacacctgattagcaagcacagtgctgatgttgattgcactaataatcagaacagtactccattgatgcgagctgcgctgaatggttgtgtgcatgttttggctATGCTGAttaaagaattcaacagcagttgtcatgttcgaggttacaatggttgtactctccttcactatgcatgcaatggtggtcatatagaactgatagacaaattagtgcttgaatatggcctcaatcccgcagataaagataatgatggtaacacacctctacatgttgcagccattaaaggacatgttgaaacagtgagacacctgattagcaagcacagtgctgatattgattgcactaataatcagaacaatactccattgatgcgagctgcgctgaatggttgtgtgcatgttttggatatgctaatcaaagaattcaacagcagttgtcatgtccgaggttacaatggttatactctccttcacgatgcatgcaatggtggtcatatagaactgatagacaaattagtgcttgaatatggcctcaatcccgcagataaagataatgatggtaacacacctctacatattgcagcctcctttaaaggacgtgttgaaacagtgagacacctgattagcaagcacagtgctgatgttgattgcactaataatcagaacaatactccattgatgcgagCTGTGCTgaatggttgtgtgcatgttttggatatgctaatcaaagaatttaacagcagttgtcttgtccgaggttacaatggttatactctccttcactatgcatgcaatggtggtcatatagaactgatagagaaattagtgcttgaatatggcctcaatcccgcagataaagataatgatggtaacacacctctacatattgcagcctcctTTAAAGGACATGTtaaaacagtgagacacctgattagcaagcacagtgctgatgttgattgcactaataatcagaacagtactccattgatgggagctgcgctgaatggttgtgtgcatgttttggatatgctaatcaaagaatttaacagcagttgtcttgtccgaggttacaatggttatactctccttcactatgcatgcaatggtggtcatatagaactgatagagaaattagtgcttgaatatggcctcaatcccgcagataaagataatgatggtaacacacctctacatattgcagcctccattaaaggacgtgttgaaacagtgagacacctgattagcaagcacagtgctgatgttgattgcactaataatcagaacaatactccattgatgcgagCTGCACTGAATggtcgtgtgcatgttttggatatgctaatcaaagaattcaaccgcagttgtcatgtccgaggttacaatggttatactctccttcaccatgcatgcgatggtggtcatatagaactgatagacaaattagtgcttgaatatggcctcaatcccgcagataaagataatgatggtaacacacctctacatgttgcagccattaaaggacatgttgaaacagtgagacacctgattagcaagcaccgtgctgatattgattgcactaataatcagaacaatactccattgatgcgagctgcgctgaatggttgtgtgcatgttttggatatgctaatcaaagaattcaacagcagttgtcatgtccgagatgacgatggttatactctccttcatcatgcatgcgatggtggtcatatagaactgatagacaaattagtgcttgaatatggcctcaatcccgcagataaagataatgatggtaacacacctctacatattgcagcctcctttaaaggacgtgttgaaacagtgagacacctgattagcaagcacagtgctgatattgattgcactaataatcagaacaatactccattgatgcgagctgcgctgaatggttgtgtgcatgttttggatatgctaatcaaagaattcaacagcagttgtcatgtccgagatgacgatggttatactctccttcatcatgcatgcgatggtggtcatatagaactgatagacaaattagtgcttgaatatggcctcaatcccgcagataaaaataatgatggtaacacacctctacatattgcagcctcctttaaaggacgtgttgaaacagtgagacacctgattagcaagcacagtgctgatgttgattgcactaataatcagaacagtactccattgatgcgagctgcgctgaatggtcgtgtgcatgttttggatatgctaatcaaagaattcaacagcagttgtcatgtccgaggttacaatggttatactctccttcaccatgcatgcgatggtggtcatatagaactgatagacaaattagtgcttgaatatggcctcaatcccgcagataaagataatgatggtaacacacctctacatgttgcagccattaaaggacatgttgaaacagtaaGACTTTTGATTACTCAACACAAAATTGATATTAATATCACTAATAATGTTTACTCTACCCCATTGTGTTTAGCAGCTGAAGGTGGTCATGAGATTGTGATTTATGCCTTTATTAAAGAGTTTAAATGCAGCCCACATAACAGAGGCTACAATGGTCAAACTCTGCTTCACTATGCTTTCCAAAATGGTCACGTAGAACTATTGAATAAACTGGTAGCTCAATATAAGGTGGATCCCACAATTAGAGACAATGATGggaacacacctctacatctTTTGTGTCCTACACCGCATACTGAAGAAATGCTAAGAACAATCCTTTGCAAGTACCAGTACTGGACAGTGTTTCAAGTTAATAATAAAGGTAACACCCCTCTTCACACAGCAACTCTATATGGGCAAACTCATTGTGCACGTTTACTATTGCAGAAGTATAATGCTCCACTTTTTGTGCGAAATACAGATGGGAAGACAGCCCTTGATTTAGCTAAACTTCAGAGAAAACAAGAAATTGTTACAATTTATGAAAATCATACTTCCAAACTCCAGTTAACCTATGAGCAACTAGACGAACTTGCTAAACAAGAGTTTACTGGTGAAAAGAACCTCACCAGAATATTTGTTGTAGGGCATCCAGGTGCAGGGAAATCCACGCTTGTTGAGACTATTAAAAAGGAAGGTTTCTTCAGCTACTTCAGCACATCAACTGTTTCCCCTCACACTCCAGGCATTATTCCAAGTACTTATGACAGTAGTTATTATGGAAGAATGATACTCTATGATTTTGCTGGTGATTCCGAGTACTACTCCTCACATGCTGCAATTATGGAGTCAATCAACACATCAAAAGGAAGTAATATATATTTGATAGTTTGTGATTTGAGTAAAGGCGAAGAAGCTGCTGTCACTAAATACAGCTACTGGCTTTCATTTCTATCATACAATATTAAGCAATTCTCAAACATGATTATCCTACCAGTGGGAAGCCATGCTGATGTAATCAACAAAACGTCAGTTAAACAAGTGTTACGTGTTCTTGACAGCGTATCCCAAAAGTTCTGTAGCAGCTCCAAGATTGATAATTTTCAAATTGAACAAAGTGTTTCTCTTGATTCTCGTAAACGAGGGGCTGTAGTAAATTACATAAAGGAACTCACTAAGAAATTTTCCAATTTAGTATCCCTTTCCCCAGAGACAAGCACACTCTTGGGATTGTTGAAGAAAGACTTTGAACATGTTCCAGCTTGCAAAGTAAGCCTCCTTATCTCTCACATAGAAGAGACTGGAATTCCACTGCCAGTAAattcttcatcactgtacactcTCATAAGAGAGTTACATGATTTGGGTCTGCTAATGTtgatagagagagaagggGACTCCATTGAGAACCATATAATAATTCTCAAGATATCAACATTCACATcaaatgtacacaaaaaactATTTTCAGAGTCTGACCTCACAGAGCACATTGATCAACTCAAGTTTAGCGTAGGTATTATTCCAGAATCACTACTGGAGAGAGTACTGCCAGAGTACATCACAAAAGAAAGTCTACTGCAGTTGCAGTACTGTCACGAAATTGAAAATTTGTACGTGGAAAAGGACCACACTCTTTCTCAACTCACTTCAGAACCTGTACCAACAGATAGTGCCACTAAAGAGAAATCTCATTTATTTTTCCCTGCTCTATGTGATCTCAAGCTTGAGGACATTCAATGGCCTAAATCCGAAGGTGATAACATTACTTTGGGATGGTATGCTAAATGTGATGGTGACAGATTCGACTTCTTTCCAACACGATTTCTTCATGTGCTTATCGTTCACCTCTCTCACAACTTTGCACTAAAACAAAGCCTGCCAACAAGACACAGACTCTCCACTACAGCTTTGATTGCTGAGGTGCATGCTGCCAATCCTAGCTGTCGTGTGTGGTCGACTGGTTTGCATTGGCTTATGAAGAATGGAGTGGAAGTGTTTGTCGATATGCCTAAAGAAGCTGATAGTAAAGAACTGGTTGTACTAGCAAAGAGTGACGTCCgaaatcaagccaagtgttTTGAAACTCTGCATCAAGTTATTCAAAAGATAGTGGAAACAAAAGTTGAATTCTGTGCTGGTATAGTGCCTACTGTTTACCTTCTTGATCCGAGTAACCTCAAGGATGAACCTTTTACGAATGCTTTGAGTTCATCTAAATACGTTCTTAGTGATATCGAAGAAGCACTAGCAGAAGGCACTGAGGAAGTTGCCGATAAAAACAGGCAATGCTTCTCCACTCCTATCAAAGAATGGATCAGCCCAACAAGATGGGCCATATCTTACTGGAGTAagtttcacacacacatatacacgcgtaattaattaatttgtttgttATTGTACTACAGATTTGTTTTTTCCAATGAATACCTTCTTGGTTCATTCTGCTTTGCTAGAAGTAAAGGATGCTCAATGGAAACTGCTAGGAATGAGTCTTCCGATCCCCTGGAACAAATTAGATGAAATTGAGAATAATGACTCATCGTTCCCAGGTGACATTGCTAAGAAAAAAGAAGTAATTCGACTGTGGATGTCTCAAGAACCCACCTGGATAGTGTTGGTAGACGCTCTCAGTCAATCTGCATATGGATggtcacagaattcaagtCAAATCTCACAAGAGCATAGTAAGTACTTCACAATCATTATAGCTCTATGAATTATTTATGCGTGCATTATAATATAGATGTACCTCTACAAAAGAAAATCCTTGAAAGCAATTCATCCGTCCGTCCTGACGAGGATTTTCTCCAATCGTTTGCTGCCATCATTGGCTCTCGATGGCAGTGTCTTGCTtttcccctctccctcacttctgaagacattgtgagcatcaagagagagacaagaggAGCAGAGCCGACCAGACAAGCACTCGTCATACTGCAGAAGTGGGCAGCCAGGGAGACTGCAACTTATGGTCAGTTGAGAGAGAGACTCCGAACACTCTCAGTGTTTCATATCTGAGAAAAGTTGGTATCATGCATCACAGCACACatttaactgcatgcatgtagatattTATATAGCTGTTTTATCATCACCTTGTTTGTAAGTTTTCACTTTCAATGTAGACTGCCCTGCAAtgcactgcataattataactttcaAAAAAAGCACATAATTTTGTTAGCCTTTACTAGTTTCTTAATGTTGTCAATTATTATTAGTCAATTAATGCTCCCCAAGTCATTTTTGTACTGCAGCTAGAGCTTCAGCTAGTGTTGTACATAACTTCTGTAACAGCTCCAAGATTGATGATTTACAAAGCATTGCTCTGATGTCGTAAATGAGGAGCTGTGAATGACACTATCCTCCGTTGGACTTTCCCCAGAGACAAGTTCTCTTCTGGGATTGTTGAAAAACACTTTGACTATATTCCAAGCTTGCATAATAAGCCTCCTTATCTCTCACATAGAAGAGACTGAAATTCTGCTCACACCCTAAGAGAGTTACTCTCATCAGATGTACCTATAATCAAATATTGTCAAAGTCCACTAAAGCGGACGTCACCAATTACATCGATTAACTCAAGTTCAGCATAGTCCTAGTCATTACAGAATTGCTACTGTATGGAAAAGTACTGCCAGGATATACCACAAGCTGCAGTACTGCCACGAAATTGAGAATTTGTACGTGGAAGAGGTCCACTCTTTCTCAACTCACTTCAGCCTAACCAGTATACCAACTATAAGAGTGCCACTAAAGAGAAATCACATCTGCTTTTTTGATCTATGGGTGAAAGGTGACAAGATTACCCAGGATTTTATGCTAAATGTGATGTTGGCAGATTTGACTATTTCCTCCTCATCTCATTTTTCTCACAGCTTTTCATGAAAACAAAGCTTGCCAACAAGCCGCAGGCTCTCTATAATAACTTGAATTTTCTAATTCTTCTACTTCTTTGATCGCAAAGGTCCAATTATATGCTGCCAATCCTCGCTGTCATGTCTggtctacatgtactatacttgGTATATGCAGGCTTATGAAGAATTGGAGTGGATGTATTTGTCGATATGTCTAAAAGACGGTGATATAGGAAAGAACTGACAGCGAAAAATATGCTAAcaatctgcataattattattattgttatggAAACAAAATTGATTTCTGTATACTGATTATTGCCTTAATTCTGTTTACCTTCTTGATCCGAGGATTAAACTTTTAAAAATGCTAGAAATGTGCTCTCAGAGATATTAGTGAAGCACTAGCAGAAGTAACTAAGCGTGCAAGTCATGGATAAAAATGACAGTATTTATGCATCTCTATACGGCTCCATGCAATTATAAAGATTGGATCATCCCAAAAGATATGGATTTTGGAGTAAGTTTcaagcacacactcacattgcatgcacatgcacacaccacctGTAAGTGTAATCAATGTTTTATTATAGATATTAAAGATACAATTCCTAATGATGCGCAGGCACTGACGAAGAAGTTACCGATAAAGACAGAACATACTCCACTCTAATCAAAGATTGAATCAGCTCAGGTGATATTCTTGGATTTAAACCCAACGTTTAATTTGTCCATGAGCTTAATTATTTCCCCCAGATTTGTTGTTCCCTGATTGACTCTGCTTTCAATTACTTAGGAATGAATTTTTTAATCCATTGGAATAACTACCTTTCCCTGATATCGCCAAGAAAGAAGATAGTATAATTTGACCGTGGATGTCTCAAGAGCCCACCTGGATAGTGTTGGTAGATATACCCTACAAAGATAAAACTCCTAATAATTAATACGCATGCAGGCACTGATAACGTTACCGATAAAGACAGAAAGTGCTCCACTCCAATCGATTGGATCAGCTCAGGTGATATTCTACTGGAGTAATGGAATAAGCAGCATTCAAACCCAACATTTAATTTGCTGTGAGCTTAATTATTTCCTTGTTATTTCCGATGGGTGAGTCCCTGATTGACTCTGCTTTGAACTGCTTATTTGGAAATAATTTAAAACGAAGCATCCTTCCCTGGTGATATTGCCAAGAAAGAAGAATGTATAATTCAACTGTGGATGTCTGTAAGACCCACCTGGAAAATATTGGTAGAGGCTCTCGTAGTCAACCTACAGGATTGTCCAACAAAACAAGTCAAATCTCACAAGAGCACAGTAAGTACACTACCGTAGCAGgtatatatttcgagggtataaacttcgcggaatgactgttctaaaaaaaatttttcacggaatagcagTCTTTTTGTGCATGGGTATaacggtacatgcttaattatagtgaaaaatcacgaacattataattataccctcgaaataattatacccactataataatagtatattataattatagctattctATTGCAGACGTGCTTCTATACACAAGAAAAGTATTATTGAAAGCAATCATCTGTCGCGCGCTAAACTTTTTCGAATCGTTTGACTGCCATCATTGACTCGTTGGCAGTGTCTTGCttctcccctctccctcacttctgaaaacattgtgagcatcaataGAGACAAGAGAAGCAGAGCCGACCAAACAAGCACTCGTCATGCTGAATTGTTATACACTTTCCATTTTTTAGATCTGTACCATGCATATTATGTGTAGATTTAACTGCAATTGCACTTACACATATACTGTAGATATAGAATCCAACACTTTTTTGTGTCACTGAACTTTCATAATTCATGCCTTGCCACGTAAGCAAAGATTACTTACTGCTGCACTTTCAATTGTCATTTTTATGCAACACCCTACATCCTTCAAAAAAATTAGCACATTTTTGTATTATTAATGAAATGAATTTTTGCACTCAGTTCTATAGCTAATGGTTGCATGGGtgaatgtgcatgcaatgttaTGGCTTAATTATGTACTGTGTTATTCATAACTACATTATTACTcaatacacagtacagtagttacgtataataatagttatacaGTATCCTGTTTGTCACATTCATAAAAGTTTGTACTGTACGAATATATACctgtgcatgcagtacataattaataaGCAGTTCTATCGAGAATGGTAAACTTAACCAGACATGCACCCTCTCACTGCCCCTGTTTTAATATTCCCATGCATGAGCCAGCACAATTATATGGACTTTTTAGCTTATATTTCTAGATTTAATTagcccatataattataccaatttGAACGGTTTCCTAATCACACATCACATAGCCCGCTATAAGTGTGTAGTATATTTAGAATACCAAATGATAGGTAAACAAAGCACTTCCTTTTCCAGTTCCATGCAGTAACTGTTGTATTTAAACGTTACGCGAGTAAATATTATAATGCTACAATGTTTTTAACAATCACAAAAACagtaattatagatctagattaTAAATGCGCATCATAAAAACTCGACACGAGCTATTAGTAAAAGCAAGAGTTCAATATAATTACACAAAAAgttaatataatattataaggaAATTCAGTAAAACTACAATCTGTTATGTTCCAGCGAATCAAAGTTGGCAAGGTTAGCTGCTTCTGACCATACAGCATATGAGGTGAGATGATTAAATCACATTCATCGGTAGAAACAAGGGGTTTGATAGGAATCATTTTAACTTGGAGCTCAATAAGCTTTGCTAGAAGGGTGAGTCTTCGCATTTCAGCTTCAGCATCAGAGAGTTGATGCTGCGAATTGCATAATGAACTCTTTAAGGTAGTTCAGGCCTCGTTTTATTAGAGCTATCAATCTTTGGTTGATAACAGGATTGTGTTACAGAAAGCAGATTTAGCTTTAGATTGGAGAAAATCTCACTTGTAGTGACAATTTGGAGCAGAAATGAAAGCTTAGCTTTAGTAATGTGAGGGAAGAGAACAGTATTAACACTTTTCTTGCCTACAGTGGAATCGTTCGATATAACTCGTTCAATTCTTCGGCAACAAACAATCAATTCAAAGAGCTAGCCTTTTCGAGTCCTGTACTTATCTCGCTAGTTCAGTTTGCAGGTCAATGGAGTCAATAGTACTCATCTGCTTCTTCTTTATAGCTTCCACATCAGCCAGTTTGCTCCTAACATCATTGCCATATCGGAGGAATTTTCTCACTGCAGTCTTGCACCTTGGGCATACTTTGAGAGTGATTTCCTGGGACTCTCCTGTAGGATTACTGTTGTCAGTTGACATCCATTTATCAAGCATTTCCATAACAATGTGATTGCAATCAGGCAAAAGAATGAATCTGGCATCTTCTTCATCCTCGGGTCCAAAAATTATCTCAGTGACCTCTTCTTTATTACAAATACGGCAAACTTTTGGGCAAACTTCTCCACAAAGTCCAATGCACCTGTGTTTGCATTCCTCCAGGCGTTTTGGACATGGCTGATCGCAAGGAGGTCGATTACAAGGCATTCCACATGGCTGGGTGTAAGTAAAATGAGGGCAGGACCATGCAGTCACAAGGCTCCATGCAGGGAGCACATGGTTCAAAATATTTCTTAGGGCAATGGCTGTGAGTGCAAAATTTGGCACATGGCTTGGAGCATGGAGGGCAGCTTGGTGTGCAAGGAAAGTCACAACGGTGACCACATGTTAAGGTACGATCGCATTTGGACTTACAGCCAATGTGAAGACGTCCCATTTTTCAAGTGTAGCAGGTTCCAGTACATGGATGTTCACAATCTAACAAAGCACCGCAAGGCACTGAGCACTCTACTAGATCTTCTTTGAGATAGCACTGAACACTTGTAGCACATTCGTTTACAGACATGGCCACAAGCCAATTGTTTTCTGCAACCTTGTAAGCACTTGTACTCACGATACTCTATGTCATAGGGGTGACAAAGTCGACGGCAGACATGACCACAGGGCAAACAAGTTTCACATTTCTTTTGGCATCCACCCTCTGGGCATTTGAGAATATCTTCAGCCACTCGGGCATTTACTTTTTGGTCTTGGTGGATGTGGCAATGTAATGGGAGAGCTTCACCAATACAGTCCATTTCTGTGAAGCTCTCTATTATTTTAGGCCATATCGTTTTAACCTTGTCACGAAGCATTTCCATATTACCAATTATGAACAAGCTCATTTTGGCTCTCGACAAAGCAACGCAAATACGATTCTCAATTCCGACAAATCCAATTCTTTGTTCATTGTTGCTCCTCACAAGGGACAGCAATATGATTCGGTTTTCTTCTCCCTGGAAGTCGTCAACAACAGCTGTTCGAACACCATTGATCTTTCTGGCTCTGAGAATTTTTTAAATCTCAGCAGTTGTCCTCGGTAGAGAGTCAAGATGGTTATTTCCTCTTGTTTATAGCCTTGTTTCAGCAGATAGTCACAGAGAGCTCCTAGGTAATTTGACTCGTGAGGATTTGAGTGACTTTGTCTATCGTCTGTTTCGGCTAGTTCTGGTTGAGTATGGGTGATGAAGAAGAGGTTTTTACCAATTTCTTGGATGTGACCATAGTTGTATACTGATTCGTGATTGTGCAGTTCTTTATATATGGCTGGAGTAATCAAGCTGGCAATCTCAGGTCTCATTCGATGCTGAATACTTAGTGTTTGTACAGGACAACCGTTCTTTGCTAAGCGCTCAAATA
This region of Halichondria panicea chromosome 12, odHalPani1.1, whole genome shotgun sequence genomic DNA includes:
- the LOC135345461 gene encoding serine/threonine-protein phosphatase 6 regulatory ankyrin repeat subunit B-like gives rise to the protein MTDDSQSCDTPLHTAASRGDLDEVRELLKTKQYEVNVRNSHNQTSLHLACANGHLDTVWTLANDFGADIGAIDNDGNTPLLFAAKNKHVQIIIMLLLLSMCDRHFLNGDRVLCSFSRSQMDSHHVKLFEDVLFEYYNDSEAVEKTMRLISKFFVDYIQFKDYKDDGFIALFVAASLGLKDLINRLVTQNKVDLNIRGFHGLSVLHCACFGGHIQLMENLISEHLMDLSVKDTKGHTVLHYATLKGTPYECYCGHIELIDKLVVEYGLNPTDRDNDGNTPLHIAVSKGHVEVVTHLIIKHSADIDCTNNQNATPSMLAALNGHVHVLDMLVKEFNSSCHVRDDHGYTLLHYACLGGHIELIDKLVLEYGLNPADKDNDGNTPLHIAASIKGRVEKVRHLISKHSADVDCTNNQNSTPLMRAMLNGRVHVLDMLIKEFNSSCHIKGRVETVRHLISKHSADHLISKHSADVDCTNNQNSTPLMRAALNGCVHVLAMLIKEFNSSCHVRGYNGCTLLHYACNGGHIELIDKLVLEYGLNPADKDNDGNTPLHVAAIKGHVETVRHLISKHSADIDCTNNQNNTPLMRAALNGCVHVLDMLIKEFNSSCHVRGYNGYTLLHDACNGGHIELIDKLVLEYGLNPADKDNDGNTPLHIAASFKGRVETVRHLISKHSADVDCTNNQNNTPLMRAVLNGCVHVLDMLIKEFNSSCLVRGYNGYTLLHYACNGGHIELIEKLVLEYGLNPADKDNDGNTPLHIAASFKGHVKTVRHLISKHSADVDCTNNQNSTPLMGAALNGCVHVLDMLIKEFNSSCLVRGYNGYTLLHYACNGGHIELIEKLVLEYGLNPADKDNDGNTPLHIAASIKGRVETVRHLISKHSADVDCTNNQNNTPLMRAALNGRVHVLDMLIKEFNRSCHVRGYNGYTLLHHACDGGHIELIDKLVLEYGLNPADKDNDGNTPLHVAAIKGHVETVRHLISKHRADIDCTNNQNNTPLMRAALNGCVHVLDMLIKEFNSSCHVRDDDGYTLLHHACDGGHIELIDKLVLEYGLNPADKDNDGNTPLHIAASFKGRVE
- the LOC135344775 gene encoding death-associated protein kinase 1-like, which encodes MRAALNGRVHVLDMLIKEFNSSCHVRGYNGYTLLHHACDGGHIELIDKLVLEYGLNPADKDNDGNTPLHVAAIKGHVETVRLLITQHKIDINITNNVYSTPLCLAAEGGHEIVIYAFIKEFKCSPHNRGYNGQTLLHYAFQNGHVELLNKLVAQYKVDPTIRDNDGNTPLHLLCPTPHTEEMLRTILCKYQYWTVFQVNNKGNTPLHTATLYGQTHCARLLLQKYNAPLFVRNTDGKTALDLAKLQRKQEIVTIYENHTSKLQLTYEQLDELAKQEFTGEKNLTRIFVVGHPGAGKSTLVETIKKEGFFSYFSTSTVSPHTPGIIPSTYDSSYYGRMILYDFAGDSEYYSSHAAIMESINTSKGSNIYLIVCDLSKGEEAAVTKYSYWLSFLSYNIKQFSNMIILPVGSHADVINKTSVKQVLRVLDSVSQKFCSSSKIDNFQIEQSVSLDSRKRGAVVNYIKELTKKFSNLVSLSPETSTLLGLLKKDFEHVPACKVSLLISHIEETGIPLPVNSSSLYTLIRELHDLGLLMLIEREGDSIENHIIILKISTFTSNVHKKLFSESDLTEHIDQLKFSVGIIPESLLERVLPEYITKESLLQLQYCHEIENLYVEKDHTLSQLTSEPVPTDSATKEKSHLFFPALCDLKLEDIQWPKSEGDNITLGWYAKCDGDRFDFFPTRFLHVLIVHLSHNFALKQSLPTRHRLSTTALIAEVHAANPSCRVWSTGLHWLMKNGVEVFVDMPKEADSKELVVLAKSDVRNQAKCFETLHQVIQKIVETKVEFCAGIVPTVYLLDPSNLKDEPFTNALSSSKYVLSDIEEALAEGTEEVADKNRQCFSTPIKEWISPTRWAISYWNLFFPMNTFLVHSALLEVKDAQWKLLGMSLPIPWNKLDEIENNDSSFPGDIAKKKEVIRLWMSQEPTWIVLVDALSQSAYGWSQNSSQISQEHNVPLQKKILESNSSVRPDEDFLQSFAAIIGSRWQCLAFPLSLTSEDIVSIKRETRGAEPTRQALVILQKWAARETATYGQLRERLRTLSVFHI